A genomic window from Centroberyx gerrardi isolate f3 chromosome 14, fCenGer3.hap1.cur.20231027, whole genome shotgun sequence includes:
- the kcna2b gene encoding potassium voltage-gated channel subfamily A member 2b isoform X1, whose protein sequence is MTVATGDPVDEAAAHPGQPHDQYDPEPDHECCERVVINISGLRFETQLKTLSQFPETLLGDPKKRMRYFDPLRNEYFFDRNRPSFDAILYYYQSGGRLRRPVNVTLDIFSEEIRFYELGEEAIEIFREDEGFIKEEERPLPENEFQRQVWLLFEYPESSGPARIIAIISVMVILISIVSFCLETLPVFRNDEEEMYNYFQSMSNSTSTSVTSTYFTDPFFILETLCIIWFSFEFLVRFFACPSKAGFFGNIMNIIDIVAIIPYFITLGTELAERPEDGQAGQQAMSLAILRVIRLVRVFRIFKLSRHSKGLQILGQTLKASMRELGLLIFFLFIGVILFSSAVYFAEADEPDSQFSSIPEAFWWAVVSMTTVGYGDMVPTTIGGKIVGSLCAIAGVLTIALPVPVIVSNFNYFYHRETEGEEQAQYLNITTVLSEEN, encoded by the exons ATGACGGTTGCTACGGGCGACCCTGTGGACGAGGCAGCAGCACATCCGGGTCAGCCGCACGACCAGTATGACCCAGAGCCGGACCATGAGTGCTGCGAGAGGGTGGTCATCAACATCTCGGGCTTACGCTTTGAGACCCAGCTCAAGACCCTCTCCCAGTTCCCAGAGACTCTGCTGGGCGACCCCAAGAAAAGGATGAGGTACTTTGATCCTCTCAGGAACGAGTATTTTTTTGACCGGAATCGACCAAGTTTCGATGCTATTCTGTATTATTACCAGTCGGGAGGGAGGCTGCGCCGGCCTGTTAATGTGACCCTGGACATTTTTTCTGAGGAGATCCGGTTTTACGAACTGGGTGAGGAGGCTATAGAAATCTTCAGGGAGGACGAAGGCTTCATAAAGGAAGAAGAGCGGCCTCTACCAGAAAATGAGTTTCAGAGACAAGTGTGGCTACTCTTTGAATACCCAGAGAGCTCAGGTCCTGCTCGCATCATTGCTATCATCTCTGTCATGGTGATTCTCATCTCTATTGTCAGCTTCTGTCTGGAGACACTGCCAGTCTTCCGAAATGACGAAGAGGAGATGTACAATTATTTCCAATCCATGTCcaactccacctccacctccgtCACCTCTACATATTTCACCGACCCCTTCTTCATCTTGGAGACCCTCTGCATCATCTGGTTCTCGTTTGAGTTCCTGGTCAGGTTCTTTGCCTGTCCCAGCAAAGCTGGATTTTTTGGCAACATCATGAACATCATTGATATTGTGGCTATCATCCCCTACTTCATCACCCTGGGCACAGAGCTGGCAGAGAGGCCAGAGGACGGCCAGGCAGGCCAGCAGGCCATGTCTTTGGCCATTCTCCGTGTCATCCGTTTAGTCAGAGTGTTTCGTATCTTCAAACTCTCACGTCACTCCAAGGGGCTCCAGATTCTGGGACAGACTCTGAAAGCCAGCATGCGTGAGCTGGGCCTGCTCATCTTCTTCCTGTTCATCGGCGTCATCCTCTTCTCTAGTGCCGTCTACTTTGCCGAAGCAGATGAACCAGATTCCCAGTTCAGCAGCATCCCCGAGGCCTTTTGGTGGGCAGTGGTTTCCATGACCACTGTGGGCTACGGAGATATGGTCCCCACCACCATCGGGGGAAAGATTGTGGGGTCTCTGTGCGCCATTGCTGGTGTGCTGACCATCGCGCTGCCTGTACCTGTCATCGTCTCCAACTTCAACTACTTCTAccacagagagacggagggtgAGGAGCAGGCACAGTACCTGAAT ATCACAACTGTCCTGTCAGAAGAAAATTGA
- the kcna2b gene encoding potassium voltage-gated channel subfamily A member 2b isoform X2, with product MTVATGDPVDEAAAHPGQPHDQYDPEPDHECCERVVINISGLRFETQLKTLSQFPETLLGDPKKRMRYFDPLRNEYFFDRNRPSFDAILYYYQSGGRLRRPVNVTLDIFSEEIRFYELGEEAIEIFREDEGFIKEEERPLPENEFQRQVWLLFEYPESSGPARIIAIISVMVILISIVSFCLETLPVFRNDEEEMYNYFQSMSNSTSTSVTSTYFTDPFFILETLCIIWFSFEFLVRFFACPSKAGFFGNIMNIIDIVAIIPYFITLGTELAERPEDGQAGQQAMSLAILRVIRLVRVFRIFKLSRHSKGLQILGQTLKASMRELGLLIFFLFIGVILFSSAVYFAEADEPDSQFSSIPEAFWWAVVSMTTVGYGDMVPTTIGGKIVGSLCAIAGVLTIALPVPVIVSNFNYFYHRETEGEEQAQYLNVPCVPKANSAEDLKKSGRSGSGSTLSKSDYMEIQEAVNHSTEDFRPESMKTGNCTLANTNYVNITKMRTDV from the coding sequence ATGACGGTTGCTACGGGCGACCCTGTGGACGAGGCAGCAGCACATCCGGGTCAGCCGCACGACCAGTATGACCCAGAGCCGGACCATGAGTGCTGCGAGAGGGTGGTCATCAACATCTCGGGCTTACGCTTTGAGACCCAGCTCAAGACCCTCTCCCAGTTCCCAGAGACTCTGCTGGGCGACCCCAAGAAAAGGATGAGGTACTTTGATCCTCTCAGGAACGAGTATTTTTTTGACCGGAATCGACCAAGTTTCGATGCTATTCTGTATTATTACCAGTCGGGAGGGAGGCTGCGCCGGCCTGTTAATGTGACCCTGGACATTTTTTCTGAGGAGATCCGGTTTTACGAACTGGGTGAGGAGGCTATAGAAATCTTCAGGGAGGACGAAGGCTTCATAAAGGAAGAAGAGCGGCCTCTACCAGAAAATGAGTTTCAGAGACAAGTGTGGCTACTCTTTGAATACCCAGAGAGCTCAGGTCCTGCTCGCATCATTGCTATCATCTCTGTCATGGTGATTCTCATCTCTATTGTCAGCTTCTGTCTGGAGACACTGCCAGTCTTCCGAAATGACGAAGAGGAGATGTACAATTATTTCCAATCCATGTCcaactccacctccacctccgtCACCTCTACATATTTCACCGACCCCTTCTTCATCTTGGAGACCCTCTGCATCATCTGGTTCTCGTTTGAGTTCCTGGTCAGGTTCTTTGCCTGTCCCAGCAAAGCTGGATTTTTTGGCAACATCATGAACATCATTGATATTGTGGCTATCATCCCCTACTTCATCACCCTGGGCACAGAGCTGGCAGAGAGGCCAGAGGACGGCCAGGCAGGCCAGCAGGCCATGTCTTTGGCCATTCTCCGTGTCATCCGTTTAGTCAGAGTGTTTCGTATCTTCAAACTCTCACGTCACTCCAAGGGGCTCCAGATTCTGGGACAGACTCTGAAAGCCAGCATGCGTGAGCTGGGCCTGCTCATCTTCTTCCTGTTCATCGGCGTCATCCTCTTCTCTAGTGCCGTCTACTTTGCCGAAGCAGATGAACCAGATTCCCAGTTCAGCAGCATCCCCGAGGCCTTTTGGTGGGCAGTGGTTTCCATGACCACTGTGGGCTACGGAGATATGGTCCCCACCACCATCGGGGGAAAGATTGTGGGGTCTCTGTGCGCCATTGCTGGTGTGCTGACCATCGCGCTGCCTGTACCTGTCATCGTCTCCAACTTCAACTACTTCTAccacagagagacggagggtgAGGAGCAGGCACAGTACCTGAATGTCCCCTGTGTGCCTAAGGCCAACTCAGCGGAGGATCTGAAGAAGAGCGGTCGGAGTGGCAGTGGATCCACTCTCAGTAAATCTGACTACATGGAGATCCAGGAGGCAGTGAACCATAGCACTGAGGATTTTCGACCCGAGAGCATGAAAACAGGCAACTGCACCCTGGCCAACACTAACTATGTAAACATCACCAAGATGCGTACAGATGTATAA